In a genomic window of Leptospira brenneri:
- a CDS encoding bifunctional nuclease family protein, translating into MEFYEVKISDISLTNVGFAVFLRPKDSDDKRVVPIFIGPLETHSITTVIDGTKPPRPMTHDLMLYMLTSLGATVLKITIEEIIDSTFYAKIQLQKDGEIITLDARPSDSIALALRANAPIFIAKSVLDETGIIMKEEDMQGDSISSEKKIQALPKSNLQILEETLENALKTEDYETAAKIRDQIKKLIENS; encoded by the coding sequence ATGGAGTTTTATGAAGTAAAAATCTCTGATATCAGCCTGACCAATGTAGGCTTTGCCGTTTTTCTTCGTCCAAAGGATTCGGATGACAAACGTGTAGTTCCTATTTTTATCGGGCCATTGGAAACTCATTCCATCACCACCGTGATCGATGGAACCAAACCTCCTAGACCTATGACACATGACCTCATGTTGTATATGTTAACCTCTCTAGGTGCCACTGTTCTTAAAATTACCATAGAAGAAATCATCGACAGTACGTTTTACGCCAAAATCCAACTCCAAAAAGACGGTGAGATCATCACTCTTGATGCAAGACCTTCTGATTCGATTGCCCTGGCTCTAAGAGCCAATGCCCCTATATTTATCGCTAAATCAGTGTTAGATGAAACGGGGATCATTATGAAAGAAGAAGATATGCAAGGGGATAGTATCTCTTCTGAGAAAAAAATCCAAGCCCTTCCTAAATCCAACCTTCAGATTTTGGAAGAAACTTTGGAAAACGCTCTGAAAACCGAAGACTACGAAACAGCCGCCAAAATCAGAGACCAAATCAAAAAGCTTATCGAAAATAGTTAA
- a CDS encoding phasin-related domain-containing protein: MEKLVMDVVNAGIALFRSGEEKLKTAVVDLEKVYNDLKSKGELDKSAESQKIRDLLSKTIADAQGAIGKTNASYDEVLAKLQTNYQSIYQQIDTAIPPQVKEKLKQTLDELKALIEKAKTK, translated from the coding sequence ATGGAAAAATTGGTTATGGATGTTGTGAATGCTGGAATTGCTCTTTTTCGTTCTGGCGAGGAAAAGTTAAAAACTGCAGTTGTTGATTTAGAAAAAGTTTATAATGACCTAAAATCAAAAGGGGAATTGGACAAATCAGCCGAGTCTCAAAAGATTCGTGACCTTTTAAGTAAAACCATTGCAGATGCTCAAGGGGCGATTGGAAAAACTAATGCTAGTTATGATGAAGTTCTCGCAAAACTTCAAACAAATTACCAGTCCATTTACCAACAAATTGATACGGCAATTCCTCCTCAAGTAAAGGAAAAACTAAAACAAACGTTAGATGAGTTGAAGGCTTTGATCGAAAAAGCAAAAACGAAATAA